From the Arthrobacter sp. PM3 genome, one window contains:
- a CDS encoding lipopolysaccharide assembly protein LapB — protein sequence MIMVKGGTSEWPDAGFPGVRINPESLMPQIVNDEALAEALAASDDPGDLVFVRIVEGRAAEAAELLAEARYKDPDSLRLRIFEADVLRVSNRFDRAVEVFRQLLAETQGTLEEAAVRQHLGRSYFAGGNVGAAVESFAKALDLRVAGAADAALIYASTVALQRAREVLEQQP from the coding sequence ATGATCATGGTCAAGGGCGGCACAAGCGAATGGCCGGACGCCGGATTCCCCGGAGTCCGGATCAATCCCGAGAGCCTGATGCCCCAGATCGTCAATGACGAGGCCCTGGCCGAGGCGCTGGCGGCCTCCGACGATCCCGGGGACCTGGTCTTCGTCCGGATCGTCGAAGGTCGCGCGGCCGAAGCCGCCGAGCTCCTCGCCGAGGCACGCTACAAGGACCCGGACTCGCTCCGGCTGCGGATCTTCGAAGCGGATGTGCTCCGGGTCTCGAACCGGTTCGACCGCGCCGTGGAGGTCTTCCGCCAGCTCCTGGCCGAGACGCAGGGCACTCTCGAGGAAGCTGCCGTCCGCCAGCACCTCGGCCGGTCCTACTTCGCCGGCGGCAACGTGGGCGCCGCGGTGGAATCCTTCGCCAAAGCCCTCGACCTGCGCGTGGCCGGAGCCGCCGACGCCGCCCTGATCTACGCCTCCACGGTGGCGCTGCAGCGCGCCCGGGAAGTGCTCGAACAGCAGCCCTGA
- the aroC gene encoding chorismate synthase, whose translation MLRWLTAGESHGPALVGIIEGVPAGVELTSAHISEALARRRLGYGRGARMKFEQDVVTILGGVRHGLTQGGPVAVQVGNTEWPKWEQIMSSDPVDPDILADQARNAPLTRPRPGHADFTGMQKYGFDEARPVLERASARETAARVALGTVAAAFLKQLGIELVSHTVSIASVAVPEGRPLPVPENVLALDADPLRCFDRETSDAMVAEVDVAHKEGETLGGVVEVLAYGLPPGLGSYVHWDRRLDSRLAAALMGIQAIKGVEVGDGFLTAARRGSAAHDEIVKDADGKIVRTSNRAGGIEGGMSIGDVLRVRAAMKPIATVPRALKTVDVSTGEAAKAHHQRSDVCAVPAAGVVAEAMVALVLAEAVTEKFGGDSVEETARNIKGYLDNIPASLDSIGR comes from the coding sequence ATGTTGCGTTGGTTGACTGCCGGAGAATCCCATGGCCCGGCACTGGTCGGAATTATTGAAGGCGTGCCCGCCGGTGTCGAACTCACCAGCGCCCACATCAGCGAGGCCCTGGCCCGCCGGCGGCTCGGTTACGGCCGCGGCGCCCGGATGAAGTTCGAGCAGGACGTCGTCACAATCCTCGGCGGCGTACGCCACGGCCTGACCCAGGGCGGCCCCGTCGCCGTCCAGGTGGGCAACACCGAATGGCCCAAGTGGGAACAGATCATGTCCTCGGACCCGGTCGACCCGGACATCCTGGCCGACCAGGCCCGGAACGCCCCGCTCACCCGGCCCCGGCCCGGACACGCCGATTTCACCGGCATGCAGAAATACGGCTTCGATGAGGCCCGCCCGGTGCTGGAGCGTGCCAGCGCCCGCGAAACCGCTGCCAGGGTAGCCCTCGGCACGGTCGCCGCCGCGTTCCTCAAGCAGCTGGGCATCGAGCTCGTCTCCCACACCGTCTCCATCGCCAGTGTCGCCGTGCCCGAAGGGCGGCCCCTGCCTGTGCCGGAGAACGTGCTTGCCCTCGACGCCGACCCGCTGCGCTGCTTCGACCGCGAGACGTCGGACGCCATGGTCGCCGAGGTCGACGTCGCGCACAAGGAAGGCGAGACTCTTGGCGGTGTCGTCGAGGTGCTCGCCTACGGCCTGCCACCGGGGCTTGGCAGCTACGTGCACTGGGACCGGCGCCTCGACTCGCGCCTGGCCGCGGCCCTCATGGGCATCCAGGCCATCAAGGGTGTTGAGGTCGGCGACGGCTTCCTCACCGCCGCCCGCCGCGGTTCGGCCGCCCACGACGAGATCGTCAAGGATGCTGACGGCAAGATCGTCCGCACGTCCAACCGCGCAGGCGGGATCGAGGGCGGCATGAGCATCGGTGACGTCCTGCGCGTCCGCGCGGCCATGAAGCCGATTGCCACCGTGCCGCGCGCGCTCAAGACGGTCGACGTCAGCACGGGGGAGGCCGCCAAAGCCCACCACCAGCGCTCCGACGTCTGTGCCGTCCCGGCCGCCGGCGTGGTTGCCGAGGCCATGGTGGCCCTGGTGCTCGCCGAGGCCGTCACCGAAAAATTCGGCGGTGACTCCGTGGAGGAGACCGCACGCAACATCAAGGGTTACCTGGACAACATCCCGGCGTCCCTGGACTCGATCGGCCGCTAG
- a CDS encoding DUF6167 family protein: MNRIIWMGIGVAIGVIAFRKLTEAQSALGPEGLNRAVGRLADGLFDFADAVRDGMGEREAELRSALGIDTALGGGVDAAIARGRGDAARR, translated from the coding sequence ATGAACAGAATCATCTGGATGGGAATCGGCGTCGCGATCGGCGTCATCGCCTTCCGCAAGCTCACCGAAGCCCAGTCCGCCCTCGGCCCCGAAGGCCTCAACCGGGCCGTCGGCCGGCTTGCGGACGGATTGTTCGACTTCGCGGACGCCGTCCGCGACGGCATGGGCGAACGGGAAGCGGAGCTCCGCTCCGCGTTGGGCATCGACACCGCCCTGGGCGGTGGCGTCGACGCTGCCATCGCGCGCGGGCGCGGGGATGCAGCCCGGCGCTAG
- the mltG gene encoding endolytic transglycosylase MltG, protein MSPVNSDDSSGDALGGAGRPLTRKEIRAREKLLATQGHSVIPPQAFETGQDVPAPRSEPDPAPAAPEAAPELPDSAPTVHEETVHEETVHEETVPEETVHEETVHEEPAAKEAVSDAAAAAPAREDFTQIIHVRDIPVSDNSVHDVPAREEVIYATAGQHGYAAHHDEGASDAGHYDRYAPHPHDEAAHAYDEHNDDLMAGAVRYDKAPSKKIRRRRRFLALVLTLTVFVVAIAVGAQFLKPLLGGDTVADYPGPGTGDVSITVAPGAGPKSVATELESKKVVANADTFLKAFSAAGGALSPGTFSMRQEMKNSDAVDILLNKGQGKVMYFALNAGLRISESLQAISEGTGIPVPDLKALSDAPAQFGVPAKAKNLEGFLAPGEYRFPLGTSAKDILQKLVGSTLDELKAQGVTDPAKQYDVVTVASIVQAEGGQAEYGDVAGAIYNRLKPNNTETNGLIQSDATVTYGLGIRSFHIDEAQKADKSNPYNTYANQGLPAGPIGSPGKTAIDAAAKPKANNYLYWVTINLDTKETKFSKTLAEHNGYVAQYNAWCEANPGRCV, encoded by the coding sequence GTGAGCCCGGTCAACAGTGATGACTCCTCCGGTGACGCCCTCGGCGGCGCCGGCCGACCGCTGACGCGCAAAGAGATCAGGGCCCGGGAAAAACTCCTGGCCACCCAGGGACACAGCGTGATCCCGCCCCAGGCGTTCGAAACGGGACAAGATGTCCCGGCCCCGCGATCGGAACCGGACCCCGCGCCGGCCGCACCCGAAGCGGCCCCTGAGCTTCCCGACTCCGCGCCAACTGTGCACGAGGAGACTGTGCACGAGGAGACCGTGCACGAGGAGACCGTGCCCGAGGAGACCGTGCACGAGGAGACCGTGCACGAAGAACCCGCGGCCAAAGAGGCCGTGAGCGACGCCGCGGCAGCCGCCCCGGCCCGCGAGGACTTCACACAGATCATCCACGTCCGCGACATTCCGGTCAGCGACAATTCGGTCCACGACGTCCCTGCCCGCGAAGAGGTCATCTATGCCACGGCGGGACAGCACGGCTACGCAGCCCACCACGACGAGGGCGCCAGCGATGCCGGCCACTACGACCGCTATGCGCCGCACCCCCACGACGAGGCCGCCCATGCCTACGACGAACACAACGACGACCTCATGGCCGGAGCGGTCCGCTACGACAAGGCCCCGTCCAAGAAAATCCGCCGCCGGCGCCGCTTCCTCGCGCTGGTGCTGACGCTCACCGTGTTCGTCGTGGCGATCGCCGTCGGCGCGCAGTTCCTCAAGCCGCTCCTCGGCGGCGACACGGTGGCCGACTACCCGGGCCCCGGCACCGGCGACGTCTCCATTACGGTCGCGCCCGGCGCCGGACCGAAATCCGTCGCCACCGAACTCGAGTCGAAAAAGGTCGTGGCGAACGCCGACACCTTCCTCAAGGCATTCAGCGCCGCGGGCGGCGCCCTGAGCCCGGGCACCTTCTCCATGCGCCAGGAAATGAAGAACTCCGACGCCGTGGACATCCTGCTCAACAAGGGCCAGGGCAAAGTCATGTACTTCGCGCTCAATGCCGGCCTGCGGATCAGCGAGTCGCTCCAGGCCATCTCCGAAGGCACCGGGATACCGGTTCCTGATCTGAAGGCCCTCAGCGACGCACCGGCACAGTTCGGCGTCCCGGCCAAGGCGAAGAACCTCGAGGGGTTCCTGGCCCCGGGGGAGTACCGCTTCCCGCTGGGGACCTCGGCCAAGGACATCCTGCAGAAGCTCGTCGGCAGCACCCTGGACGAACTCAAGGCACAGGGCGTCACCGATCCCGCCAAGCAGTACGACGTCGTGACTGTCGCCAGCATCGTCCAGGCCGAAGGCGGCCAGGCTGAGTACGGTGATGTGGCCGGCGCGATCTACAACCGGCTTAAGCCCAACAACACCGAAACGAACGGTCTGATCCAGTCCGACGCGACGGTGACGTATGGCCTGGGCATCCGCAGCTTCCACATCGACGAGGCCCAGAAAGCGGACAAGTCGAATCCGTACAACACCTACGCCAACCAGGGCCTGCCCGCCGGGCCCATCGGGTCGCCCGGCAAGACGGCCATCGACGCCGCCGCTAAGCCCAAGGCCAACAACTACCTCTACTGGGTCACCATCAACCTCGACACCAAGGAGACCAAGTTCTCCAAGACCCTGGCCGAGCACAACGGCTACGTCGCGCAGTACAACGCCTGGTGCGAGGCCAACCCGGGACGCTGCGTATGA
- the efp gene encoding elongation factor P, with protein MATTNDIKNGTVLKLEGQLWNVIEFQHVKPGKGGAFVRTKMRNVMSGKVVDKTFNAGLKIETATVDRRDYQYLYQDGADFVFMDTSDFDQLTVPAATVGDATNFMLENQMVNIAIHEGNPLYIELPPSVVLEITYTEPGLQGDRSSAGTKPATLETGYEIQVPLFVENNTKVKVDTRDGSYLGRVND; from the coding sequence GTGGCAACCACTAACGACATCAAGAACGGAACCGTCCTGAAGCTTGAGGGCCAGCTTTGGAACGTCATCGAGTTCCAGCACGTCAAGCCCGGCAAGGGCGGCGCGTTCGTTCGCACCAAGATGCGCAACGTGATGTCCGGCAAGGTCGTCGACAAGACCTTCAACGCCGGGCTCAAGATCGAGACCGCCACCGTTGACCGCCGCGACTACCAGTACCTGTACCAGGACGGCGCCGACTTCGTCTTCATGGACACCTCGGACTTCGACCAGCTCACGGTCCCGGCCGCCACTGTCGGCGACGCCACCAACTTCATGCTCGAGAACCAGATGGTCAACATCGCCATCCACGAAGGCAACCCGCTCTACATCGAACTTCCCCCCAGCGTCGTGCTCGAAATCACCTACACCGAGCCGGGCCTGCAGGGCGACCGCTCCTCGGCCGGCACCAAGCCCGCCACCCTCGAGACCGGCTACGAAATCCAGGTGCCCCTGTTCGTCGAGAACAACACCAAGGTCAAGGTCGACACCCGCGACGGTTCCTACCTCGGCCGGGTCAACGACTAG
- the alaS gene encoding alanine--tRNA ligase: MKSQEITKRWIDFFVSKGHTAVPSASLVSSDPSLLFTVAGMVPFIPYLTAREEAPYSRATSVQKCIRTGDIEEVGKTARHGTFFQMCGNFSFGDYFKEDAIKFAWELLTTSVEDGGYGLPAERLWVTVYEEDDEAQELWLKNTGVPAERIQRMGKADNYWSTGQPGPAGPCSEIYYDRGPAYGVEGGPIANETRYIEIWNLVFMQYQIDNVRSKVDFDITGELPKKNIDTGLGMERLALILQGVENMYETDQVRPVIDKASELSGKEYTSAETPDDPHHTDDVRMRVVADHIRSALMLIADGVTPSNEGRGYVLRRLIRRAVRSMRLLGVEKACLPELLPASRDAMKGVYPIVETDFERISRIAYAEEKAFLRTIASGTARLEDAVKESKSAGRPLSGADAFALHDTYGFPIDLTLEMAEEAGLKVDEPEFRKLMLEQRQRAQADAKGKKGAHADLSAFQELLAQGETVFTGYTELQGESKVRGILAGGRKVAQASTGEEIELVLAETPFYAEAGGQAADTGLITGDGFVVEVLDVQRPVKGLSVHKAIVREGEIAADALVQAAVDRERRHAAEQAHTGTHIVHAALHQILGPEALQRGSFNKAGYLRFDFAWGEGLSAATRSEIEEVSNIAIRNNFRVDTKVMGLAEAKALGAMALFGENYGNEVRVVEIDGAWSRELCGGTHVENTALIGSLSLLGEQSVGSGNRRVEAFVGMDAFRHLAAERALVTELTEMLKVPSGLLADRIAATLTKLKTAEKELERLRKEQLSAAAAQLVGTARDAAGVKVIAHDAGQVSGADDLRGLALDLRARLGSEAAAVAVAGVSNDRPVVLIATNEAARAAGVKAGALVRLAAGVLGGGGGGKDDVAQGGGTDATKVGAALSAVVDAITRR, encoded by the coding sequence ATGAAGTCGCAGGAGATCACCAAGCGCTGGATCGACTTTTTTGTCAGCAAGGGACACACCGCCGTGCCCTCCGCCTCCCTGGTCTCCAGCGACCCCTCCCTGCTGTTCACGGTGGCCGGCATGGTCCCGTTCATCCCGTACCTGACAGCCCGTGAGGAGGCCCCCTACTCCCGGGCCACCAGCGTGCAGAAGTGCATCCGGACCGGTGACATCGAGGAAGTCGGCAAGACCGCCCGCCACGGCACGTTCTTCCAGATGTGCGGCAACTTCTCCTTCGGCGACTACTTCAAGGAAGACGCCATCAAGTTCGCCTGGGAGCTGCTGACCACCAGCGTTGAGGACGGCGGCTACGGCCTCCCGGCGGAGCGGCTCTGGGTCACCGTCTACGAAGAAGACGACGAGGCCCAGGAACTGTGGCTGAAGAACACCGGTGTACCCGCCGAGCGCATCCAGCGGATGGGTAAGGCCGACAACTACTGGTCCACCGGCCAGCCCGGTCCGGCCGGCCCTTGCTCGGAGATCTACTACGACCGTGGCCCCGCCTACGGCGTCGAGGGCGGACCGATCGCCAACGAGACCCGGTACATCGAGATCTGGAACCTGGTGTTCATGCAGTACCAGATCGACAACGTCCGCTCGAAAGTCGACTTCGACATCACCGGCGAGCTGCCCAAGAAGAACATCGACACCGGTCTCGGCATGGAACGCCTCGCGCTGATCCTGCAGGGCGTCGAGAACATGTACGAGACCGACCAGGTCCGGCCCGTGATCGACAAGGCATCCGAACTCTCCGGCAAGGAATACACCTCCGCCGAAACCCCGGATGACCCGCACCACACCGACGACGTCCGGATGCGCGTCGTCGCCGACCACATCCGCTCGGCCCTCATGCTGATCGCAGACGGCGTCACCCCGTCCAACGAGGGCCGCGGGTACGTGCTGCGCCGCCTGATCCGCCGCGCCGTGCGCTCCATGCGCCTGCTCGGCGTGGAGAAGGCCTGCCTGCCGGAGCTGCTGCCGGCCTCGCGGGACGCCATGAAGGGCGTCTACCCGATCGTGGAGACCGACTTCGAGCGCATCAGCCGGATCGCCTACGCGGAAGAGAAAGCCTTCCTGCGCACCATCGCCTCCGGCACGGCCCGCCTCGAGGACGCCGTGAAGGAATCCAAGTCCGCCGGCCGGCCGCTCTCCGGCGCCGACGCCTTCGCCCTTCACGACACCTACGGGTTCCCGATCGACCTCACCCTCGAAATGGCGGAGGAGGCCGGACTCAAGGTCGACGAGCCCGAGTTCCGCAAGCTCATGCTCGAACAGCGCCAGCGCGCCCAGGCCGACGCCAAGGGCAAGAAGGGCGCCCACGCCGACCTCAGCGCGTTCCAGGAGCTCCTGGCCCAGGGCGAGACTGTCTTCACCGGCTACACCGAACTCCAGGGCGAATCCAAGGTCCGCGGCATCCTGGCCGGCGGCCGGAAAGTCGCGCAGGCCTCCACCGGCGAGGAAATCGAACTGGTCCTGGCCGAGACGCCGTTCTACGCCGAGGCCGGCGGCCAGGCCGCCGACACCGGCCTCATCACCGGCGACGGCTTCGTTGTTGAGGTCCTGGACGTCCAGCGCCCCGTCAAGGGCCTGAGCGTGCACAAGGCGATCGTCCGCGAAGGCGAAATCGCCGCGGACGCCCTGGTCCAGGCCGCCGTCGACCGGGAACGCCGGCACGCCGCCGAGCAGGCCCACACGGGAACGCACATCGTCCACGCAGCCCTGCACCAGATCCTCGGCCCGGAAGCCCTGCAGCGCGGCTCCTTCAACAAGGCCGGGTACCTGCGCTTCGACTTCGCCTGGGGCGAGGGCCTGAGCGCCGCCACCCGGTCCGAGATCGAGGAAGTCTCCAACATCGCCATCCGCAACAACTTCCGGGTGGACACCAAGGTGATGGGCCTCGCCGAGGCCAAGGCCCTCGGCGCCATGGCGCTGTTTGGCGAGAACTACGGCAACGAGGTCCGGGTCGTGGAGATCGACGGCGCGTGGTCGCGTGAGCTCTGCGGCGGCACCCACGTCGAGAACACCGCCCTGATCGGCAGCCTGTCCCTGCTCGGCGAACAGTCCGTCGGTTCCGGAAACCGCCGTGTGGAAGCCTTCGTGGGGATGGACGCCTTCCGGCACCTCGCCGCCGAACGTGCCCTCGTCACCGAGCTCACGGAAATGCTCAAGGTGCCCTCCGGACTCCTCGCGGACCGGATCGCCGCCACGCTGACCAAGCTCAAGACCGCAGAAAAGGAACTTGAGCGCCTGCGTAAGGAACAGCTCAGCGCCGCGGCCGCCCAGCTGGTCGGCACCGCCAGGGACGCCGCCGGCGTCAAGGTCATTGCCCACGATGCCGGCCAGGTCAGCGGCGCCGACGACCTCCGCGGCCTGGCACTGGACCTGCGGGCCCGCCTCGGCTCCGAGGCCGCAGCTGTTGCTGTCGCCGGGGTCAGCAACGACCGCCCCGTGGTCCTGATCGCCACCAACGAAGCGGCCCGGGCCGCCGGTGTCAAGGCCGGTGCCCTCGTGCGCCTGGCCGCCGGTGTCCTCGGCGGCGGCGGCGGAGGCAAGGACGACGTCGCCCAGGGCGGCGGCACGGATGCCACCAAGGTCGGCGCCGCCCTCAGCGCCGTCGTGGACGCCATTACCCGGCGATAG
- a CDS encoding shikimate kinase: protein MPAGNTGWTPAAARAVGPVVLIGPMAVGKSAIGHQLAQHLGSAFVDTDAVVVEQHGTIAEIFASRGEHAFRELEARAVAHAIEAARGSNAVISLGGGAVLDSGTQQLLGRCTVVYLECDAETVAERIAKNSGRPLLAGDAMGRWLTLFATRQPVYERLADLVLDVRNGSVPELAHRLEDALEEYAAAKTAAVPAPAPIKEVQQ, encoded by the coding sequence GTGCCGGCCGGAAACACCGGCTGGACCCCCGCCGCAGCACGAGCCGTCGGCCCCGTGGTCCTGATCGGACCGATGGCCGTCGGCAAGTCGGCGATCGGCCACCAGCTCGCGCAGCACCTCGGGTCAGCGTTTGTGGACACCGACGCCGTCGTGGTCGAACAGCACGGAACCATCGCCGAGATCTTCGCCAGCCGCGGAGAGCACGCCTTCCGTGAGCTGGAAGCCCGTGCCGTGGCGCACGCCATTGAAGCGGCGCGGGGCAGCAACGCCGTCATTTCCCTGGGCGGCGGCGCCGTGCTGGACTCCGGGACGCAGCAGCTGCTGGGACGCTGTACTGTGGTGTACCTCGAATGCGACGCCGAGACCGTGGCAGAACGCATCGCCAAGAATTCCGGCCGGCCGCTCCTGGCCGGCGACGCGATGGGCCGGTGGCTGACCCTGTTCGCCACCCGGCAGCCGGTCTACGAACGGCTCGCCGACCTCGTCCTCGATGTCCGGAACGGCAGCGTTCCGGAGCTCGCGCACCGCCTGGAAGATGCGCTGGAAGAGTACGCCGCGGCGAAAACCGCCGCCGTGCCCGCTCCGGCGCCGATAAAGGAAGTTCAACAGTGA
- the aroB gene encoding 3-dehydroquinate synthase: MSTESTVIKVTGQTPAENYDVVVGRGLLANLPGLLGERVRRVLVIHPRALRLTGDTVREELAAAGFTALTAEIPDAEEGKHIEVASFCWQVLGQNDFTRSDAIVAVGGGAVTDLAGFVAATWLRGVKVIHMPTSLLGMVDASVGGKTGINTAEGKNLVGAFHPPAGVLADLDTLDTLPKNEIISGMAEVIKCGFIADPAILDLIEKDPSAVTDPQSEILRELIERAIGVKARVVSEDLKETGQREILNYGHTLGHAIELAERYSWRHGAAVSVGMMFAAELARSVGRLSDTDADRHRSILESLGLPITYRRDRWQALLDGMRRDKKSRGDLLRFVVLDGVGRPGILDVPDTSLLFAAYQEIAS; the protein is encoded by the coding sequence GTGAGTACCGAATCAACCGTCATCAAAGTGACCGGACAGACGCCCGCCGAAAACTACGACGTCGTAGTCGGCCGCGGCCTCCTGGCCAACCTGCCGGGCCTGCTGGGGGAGCGGGTCCGCCGCGTGCTGGTCATCCACCCCCGTGCGCTGCGGCTGACCGGTGACACCGTCCGGGAGGAACTGGCCGCGGCCGGCTTCACCGCCCTGACCGCCGAAATCCCGGACGCCGAGGAAGGCAAGCACATCGAGGTGGCGTCCTTCTGCTGGCAGGTCCTGGGACAAAACGACTTCACCCGCTCCGATGCCATCGTCGCGGTCGGCGGCGGCGCCGTGACGGACCTTGCCGGCTTCGTCGCCGCGACCTGGCTGCGCGGCGTCAAGGTCATCCACATGCCCACGAGCCTGCTCGGCATGGTGGACGCCTCCGTCGGCGGCAAGACCGGCATCAACACGGCCGAAGGCAAGAACCTTGTGGGCGCCTTCCACCCGCCCGCCGGTGTCCTCGCGGACCTGGACACGCTGGACACGCTGCCGAAGAACGAGATCATCTCGGGCATGGCCGAGGTCATCAAGTGCGGCTTCATTGCCGACCCCGCCATCCTGGACCTGATCGAAAAGGACCCGTCCGCGGTGACCGATCCTCAGTCGGAGATCCTGCGGGAACTGATCGAACGCGCCATCGGCGTCAAAGCCCGCGTGGTCTCCGAGGACCTCAAGGAAACCGGCCAGCGCGAGATCCTGAACTACGGCCACACCCTGGGCCACGCCATCGAACTAGCCGAGCGGTACTCCTGGCGTCACGGTGCCGCCGTCTCGGTGGGCATGATGTTTGCGGCGGAACTCGCCCGCAGCGTCGGCCGGCTCAGCGACACCGACGCCGACAGGCACCGCAGCATCCTGGAAAGCCTCGGCCTTCCCATCACCTACCGCCGGGACCGCTGGCAGGCCCTCCTGGACGGGATGCGCCGGGACAAGAAGTCGCGCGGCGACCTGCTGCGCTTCGTGGTGCTGGACGGCGTCGGCCGCCCCGGCATCCTTGACGTCCCGGACACGTCGCTGCTGTTCGCCGCCTACCAGGAGATTGCCTCCTGA
- a CDS encoding shikimate dehydrogenase, whose protein sequence is MTLRAAVLGHPISHSKSPALHRAAYAYLGVDYAYSATDVTEAALPEFMRRVRDEARADGSWRGLSVTMPLKTAMVAEVDEVRGVARALGVVNTVAFESDAGAPRLVAYNTDVAGIVNALRHAGAAPAPTAAVLGGGGTAAAAIAALKELGSVSAAVFVRDVGRAAEARAASAAVGLPIQVLPLAGAAAAVAAADVVISTLPPRAADTLAGELADLPAGDHYPGRLPGTGGPGVLLDVAYDPWPSRIAAAWQDAGGTVVPGLEMLIYQAVEQVRLFTGLGQAMPAGVIDVMCDAVGAPRRVF, encoded by the coding sequence ATGACGCTGCGGGCGGCCGTACTCGGCCATCCCATCAGCCATTCGAAGTCGCCGGCGCTGCACCGGGCCGCCTATGCCTACCTCGGCGTGGACTATGCGTACTCCGCCACTGACGTCACCGAGGCTGCACTGCCGGAGTTCATGCGCCGGGTCCGGGATGAGGCCCGTGCGGACGGATCATGGCGGGGGCTTTCGGTCACCATGCCGCTCAAGACCGCCATGGTGGCCGAAGTCGACGAGGTCCGCGGCGTGGCCCGCGCGCTCGGGGTGGTCAATACGGTTGCCTTCGAATCCGACGCCGGCGCACCCCGGCTCGTGGCGTACAACACGGACGTCGCCGGAATCGTCAACGCGCTCCGGCACGCGGGAGCGGCCCCGGCGCCAACTGCCGCCGTGCTGGGCGGCGGCGGCACCGCGGCCGCGGCCATCGCCGCCCTCAAAGAACTGGGATCCGTCTCAGCCGCGGTGTTCGTCCGCGATGTCGGCCGCGCCGCCGAAGCCCGCGCGGCCTCCGCCGCCGTCGGGCTCCCCATCCAGGTCCTGCCCCTCGCCGGGGCGGCCGCCGCAGTGGCCGCCGCCGACGTCGTCATCTCCACCCTGCCGCCGCGCGCGGCGGACACGCTGGCCGGAGAACTCGCGGACCTGCCCGCAGGGGACCACTACCCGGGACGGCTACCCGGCACCGGCGGCCCCGGTGTCCTCCTGGACGTCGCCTACGATCCGTGGCCCAGCAGGATCGCCGCGGCCTGGCAGGACGCCGGCGGCACCGTGGTCCCCGGATTGGAAATGCTCATCTACCAGGCCGTGGAGCAGGTCCGGCTTTTCACCGGGCTGGGTCAGGCAATGCCGGCCGGAGTCATAGATGTGATGTGTGACGCAGTCGGGGCGCCCCGACGGGTGTTCTAA
- the ruvX gene encoding Holliday junction resolvase RuvX, with amino-acid sequence MTEGAAAGVYPRGVKLGVDVGTVRVGVAVCDRDGILATPLRTLQRNVKKNTDVRILAALAAELEAVEIFVGLPRTMKGEEHASARMATEYAQLLALSLQDAGSDVPVRLVDERLSTVSAHRALHEAGMSSKNHRTVVDQVAAAGILQHAIDMQKARGTEVGNRVYAESAPGPTGDGAQSGPAVQTHSSEHGRLK; translated from the coding sequence ATGACTGAAGGTGCCGCGGCCGGCGTCTATCCCCGGGGCGTGAAGCTCGGGGTGGACGTCGGCACCGTCCGCGTGGGCGTGGCCGTCTGTGACCGCGACGGAATCCTGGCGACACCGCTGCGCACGCTGCAGCGGAACGTGAAAAAGAACACGGATGTGCGCATTCTGGCCGCGCTGGCGGCGGAACTGGAGGCCGTCGAGATTTTCGTGGGACTGCCGCGCACCATGAAGGGCGAAGAACACGCCTCGGCCCGGATGGCCACGGAATATGCGCAGCTGCTGGCGCTGTCTCTGCAGGACGCCGGATCCGACGTGCCGGTGCGCCTGGTGGACGAACGGCTCAGCACTGTGAGCGCGCACCGCGCCCTGCACGAAGCTGGCATGAGCAGCAAGAATCACCGTACAGTGGTTGATCAGGTTGCGGCGGCAGGTATTCTGCAGCATGCGATTGATATGCAAAAGGCCAGGGGAACGGAGGTCGGAAACCGCGTCTACGCGGAGTCTGCGCCGGGGCCGACCGGAGACGGCGCACAGTCCGGCCCGGCAGTACAGACGCACTCTTCAGAACATGGAAGGCTAAAGTGA
- the nusB gene encoding transcription antitermination factor NusB: MSARGKARNRALDVLFEAEQRSASAFDVLKSRREQTDQIVNPYTLEIIEGVVSHQAAIDEFLETYSQGWTLERMPSVDRIILRIGTWELLYNDDVPDGVAVSEAVALAKTLSTDESPSFINGLLGRLQQLKPSLLA, translated from the coding sequence GTGAGTGCCCGCGGTAAGGCCCGAAACCGGGCCCTCGATGTCCTCTTTGAAGCCGAGCAGCGCTCGGCCTCGGCGTTCGACGTACTGAAGTCCCGCCGCGAGCAGACCGACCAGATCGTCAATCCCTACACCCTGGAAATCATCGAAGGCGTCGTCTCCCACCAGGCGGCCATCGATGAGTTCCTGGAGACCTATTCGCAGGGCTGGACCTTGGAGCGCATGCCCTCGGTGGACCGCATCATCCTGCGCATCGGCACCTGGGAACTGCTCTACAACGACGACGTCCCTGACGGCGTCGCCGTCAGCGAAGCAGTGGCCTTGGCCAAGACGCTCTCCACGGATGAGTCGCCGTCGTTCATCAACGGGCTCCTCGGCCGGCTCCAGCAGCTCAAGCCGTCGCTGCTGGCCTAG